One window of the Colletotrichum destructivum chromosome 4, complete sequence genome contains the following:
- a CDS encoding Putative peptidase M24, creatinase/Aminopeptidase P/Spt16, producing the protein MGNAEERHGGMSLFPLQQRDRPRARVLRLIATSILLFAATSFYYLTSFYDRVSQDNAFDVAKQCTINNLHSNLSFLEPAVPITAEEFLERRDRLARALVESKVDAFVLEPGYTFQYYGNTSQTDWEPWEPEERPFLMLILPEISPTGKVSAKTAFLSPHFEEGRVRMLGIPSRDAELDIVIWEEHWNPYDILLKSRLFNGKPAKLMVDEEIRDFIVRGLDSAGFQTVGLNADIELVRQQKSSAEVELLRVVNTGTVAAVRSMRPCLLPGLTEDEVTEILNSALLSINFGLFFNIVLFEEHGALPHGGFVTGWKKLTHETMVVIDVGAHYLGYSSDICRSFLIDPPRQRDRSVIDLIFQLFGRMSSQHEVHSADPELRAEKYKVWQIVLDAQTAAAAAFRPNNTAASVDIAARTVIENAGYGYGFTHRLGHGIGIKAHESPYLNKWNKDTLLQPGMTFTNEPGIYLENRFGVRHEDIYLVKESGEAELLTGRRATGPYDP; encoded by the exons atggGGAATGCAGAGGAGCGTCATGGGGGCATGTCTCTTTTCCCACTTCAGCAGCGCGATAGGCCCCGCGCTCGAGTCCTACGGCTTATTGCAACCTCAATATTATTGTTTGCTGCTACCTCTTTCTATTACCTGACTTCATTCTACGACCGCGTCTCACAAGACAATGCCTTTGACGTAGCCAAACAGTGCACCATCAACAATCTTCACTCCAATCTATCCTTCCTCGAACCCGCTGTGCCAATCACTGCAGAGGAGTTTCTTGAGCGAAGAGATCGGCTCGCTCGCGCCTTGGTCGAGTCGAAGGTGGACGCCTTTGTTCTGGAGCCTGGTTACACTTTCCA ATACTATGGCAACACCTCACAGACTGACTGGGAGCCCTGGGAGCCCGAAGAGCGACCGTTCCTCATGCTCATTCTGCCCGAGATATCTCCCACCGGCAAAGTCAGCGCCAAAACGGCTTTCCTCTCACCTCACTTCGAGGAGGGCCGAGTCCGCATGCTAGGGATTCCCTCAAGAGATGCCGAACTGGATATAGTTATTTGGGAAGAGCATTGGAACCCATACGACATTCTGCTCAAATCCCGTCTCTTCAACGGCAAACCCGCAAAGCTCATGGTCGATGAAGAGATCCGCGACTTTATTGTCCGCGGATTGGACTCGGCTGGCTTCCAGACCGTCGGCCTCAACGCTGATATTGAGCTTGTCAGGCAGCAGAAGAGCTCGGCGGAAGTTGAGCTTCTGCGTGTTGTGAACACCGGTACCGTTGCTGCTGTGAGATCCATGCGGCCATGCCTGTTGCCTGGTCTCACAGAGGATGAAGTGACGGAAATCCTAAACTCGGCATTGCTCTCCATCAATTTTGGTCTTTTCTTCAACATCGTACTATTCGAAGAACACGGCGCACTCCCGCATGGTGGATTCGTCACCGGATGGAAGAAGTTGACCCACGAAACCATGGTCGTGATTGATGTGGGTGCCCACTACCTGGGCTACAGCTCTGACATTTGTCGAAGCTTCCTCATCGATCCACCAAGACAACGAGATCGCTCTGTCATAGACCTGATATTTCAGCTGTTTGGAAGGATGAGCAGTCAACATGAGGTGCACTCCGCGGACCCCGAGTTGCGTGCTGAGAAATACAAAGTCTGGCAGATTGTCTTGGACGCGCAAACTGCCGCTGCAGCCGCCTTCAGGCCAAACAACACAGCGGCAAGTGTTGACATTGCAGCTCGCACAGTAATTGAAAATGCAGGATACGGCTATGGATTCACACATCGCTTGGGTCATGGAATCGGCATCAAAG CTCACGAATCGCCATACTTGAACAAGTGGAATAAGGATACTCTTCTTCAGCCTGGAATGACGTTTACAAACGAGCCAGGGATCTACTTGGAAAACCGGTTTGGTGTCAGACACGAAGATATATACTTGGTGAAAGAGTCTGGCGAAGCGGAATTACTTACTGGGCGAAGGGCAACGGGGCCGTACGACCCCTGA
- a CDS encoding Putative major facilitator, sugar transporter, major facilitator superfamily — MTSTQDVDNAVAPGDDVTGSNNVVLVQDEKKSSGKVGEQVDILEAEPQKAYYSSVSVWLMVLFSGLAIGSDGYNAAVIGNVELLLAVLYPDDLTTTIYQRLSNAFLIGMIVGMILFGVVSDQLGRKTGAIATTILLVLGISLSTAANGTTTTGMFWMLIIARGIAGVGAGGEYPVSGAGAAEATDEDAKFRKRRGFMFAMLADLSASLGYVWGGLVPLLLLLCVGQQVSKYHIVWRTSFALGMAPPLLIFWFRMRMAVSTAYRKSALRKQRVPYKLALKRYWRPLLGAASTWFLYNWISIPFGIFSSTIISRANVENSLVKTLGWGVVINCFYIPGPFIGGYLSDKIGRRQTMALGFTLQAILGFILGGAMDPIQRIFPLFVVLYGIFLTLGEVGPGSTVVLIASESFPTSIRGQMMGLISAVSKAGAAIGTQVFTAILNRYTADPSKGNQVAFLIGSGFAVLGAIIALFVIPDTSRHLNDDDDAWKKYLEDNGWDAFWGDEVSQDPSGVVMNKAVS; from the exons ATGACTTCGACGCAAGATGTCGACAATGCGGTCGCGCCAGGGGATGATGTTACGGGAAGCAACAACGTTGTTCTGGTTCAGGATGAGAAGAAGTCCTCAGGCAAAGTCGGGGAGCAAGTGGACATCCTCGAAGCAGAGCCGCAAAAGGCATACTACAGCAGTGTCTCCGTGTGGTTGATGGTCCTGTTTTCCGGACTTGCAATTGGGTCCGATGGCTA CAATGCTGCAGTGATTGGCAACGTCGAACTTTTACTCGCGGTCCTTTACCCCGATGACCTGACAACAACCATATATCAAAGACTCTCAAACGCCTTCCTCATTGGCATGATTGTCGGCATGATCCTTTTCGGTGTTGTCAGCGATCAGCTTGGCCGGAAGACAGGCGCTATTGCGACGACAATCTTACTGGTGCTTGGTATATCCTTGTCAACTGCAGCCAATGGAACCACAACCACCGGCATGTTTTGGAtgctcatcatcgcccgTGGCATCGCTGGAGTCGGCGCGGGAGGAGAGTATCCAGTGTCTGGCGCTGGCGCAGCCGAAGCGACTGATGAAGATGCCAAGTTTCGCAAAAGACGAGGCTTCATGTTTGCCATGCTTGCAGACTTGTCGGCCAGCCTGGGTTACGTTTGGGGGGGCTTGGTCCCATTGCTTCTGCTACTGTGCGTGGGCCAGCAAGTTTCAAAGTACCACATCGTCTGGCGAACCTCGTTTGCGTTGGGTATGGCGCCGCCTCTTCTGATATTTTGGTTCAGAATGCGCATGGCGGTCTCAACAGCATACCGGAAATCCGCACTGCGAAAACAAAGAGTGCCATACAAGCTAGCCCTGAAACGATATTGGCGACCACTCTTAGGCGCCGCCTCGACTTGGTTCCTGTACAACTGGATCAGTATCCCGTTCGGTATTTTCAGTTCGACCATCATCTCAAGGGCAAACGTCGAAAATAGCCTCGTGAAGACGCTCGGATGGGGCGTGGTAATCAATTGCTTTTATATTCCTGGTCCATTCATCGGAGGCTATCTTTCCGACAAGATTGGCAGACGCCAAACCATGGCCCTGGGCTTTACACTTCAGGCAATCCTAGGTTTCATTCTTGGAGGCGCAATGGACCCCATTCAACGCATTTTCCCGTTATTCGTCGTTCTCTACGGCATATTCTTGACCCTTGGCGAAGTTGGGCCCGGGAG TACTGTTGTTCTCATTGCTTCCGAAAGTTTTCCTACGTCCATTCGTGGTCAGATGATGGGTCTCATCTCGGCGGTTTCAAAGGCAGGAGCAGCTATCGGAACACAG GTTTTTACCGCGATCCTCAACAGATATACCGCCGACCCTTCAAAGGGTAACCAGGTAGCTTTTCTTATAGGATCTGGATTCGCCGTTTTGGGAGCAATCATTGCGCTCTTTGTAATTCCAGATACCTCCAGGCATTTgaacgatgacgacgatgcttGGAAGAAGTATCTTGAAGACAACGGCTGGGACGCATTCTGGGGCGACGAGGTCAGTCAGGACCCGTCTGGAGTGGTGATGAACAAAGCGGTGTCTTGA
- a CDS encoding Putative oligopeptide transporter, OPT superfamily, with amino-acid sequence MSAPASDTIVMGGLNPVEGKVVSVPSHQAINEKDSIDKAAIGKELASEIQAVPVSPPSDGDNHEKDDNSDDAIIITGADASRFLLPLRDDFDPSLTFRSMFLATCLSAFQAVMSQIYTVSQRSGGDYHARTKAITNKTHLQFKPTNVTISGTFIVLIGYFAGKAWSNVLPRGDKLEASWREKNNQVDLPAWIKFFKFINPGPWGLKEHAICSITATSASNAAASIQVFAAQDLFYDLPLSATTVVLTVISIGLFGYGICGVMRPIAVWHVDAVYWGTLPTVKTLQGLHWQDLKNSKPLRWFWYSFAGMFVYEFFPAYIFPWLNSVSIPCLAAMNATGSKAAVLTNLFGGSINNEGLGLFTLSFDWQYVSHLSIQERQTELISKPITQITSFTTSLPLTLQAHSAVGFFICFLAMLGIYYTNAWDAKSQPFMSTRLRSEDGSTYPIAKVFTGGVLNQEALARYGIPRLTGSFAYAMFMANAAIGALVAHCFFFWGGDVKRAYQSAKSGRYDDRHHDHMTKHYKETPWWWYVIVLVISFVLGLVVVCTQNVTLPAWAYVVSLLLGIFIAPLSTILYSRFGNGIATNNLSKMLAGLILPERPIGNMYFAAWSHNVISNAVNLSNDLKMGEYLKIPPRVMFLTQIYGTILGGFINYAVMISIVNGNRELLVNSDGNSSWSGATMQSYNTNATSWALARYLYKTGGRYSLVPIGLGVGFGVVIIHRIIAYFVPKIRGYSLSEINLPQLIQYAGYIPYNASQTCVLFSSLISGFFVQFYLRNYRPRIFKDYSYLVTGAFDGASLTVLFILSFAVFGAGGPSIPFPTWWGNNAGGNYDHCPAAE; translated from the exons ATGTCGGCCCCCGCTTCCGACACCATCGTGATGGGTGGACTGAACCCTGTTGAGGGCAAGGTCGTCTCGGTCCCCTCCCACCAGGCTATCAATGAGAAAGACAGTATCGATAAAGCAGCTATCGGCAAAGAGCTCGCTTCCGAAATCCAAGCCGTCCCAGTTTCACCGCCGTCTGATGGAGACAACCACGAGAAGGACGACAACAGCGATgacgccatcatcatcaccggcgcGGACGCCTCCCGATTTTTGCTGCCGCTCCGCGACGATTTCGATCCATCTCTGACTTTCCGGAGCATGTTCCTGGCGACCTGTCTTTCAGCCTTCCAAGCAGTCATGAGCCAGATTTATACGGTAAGCCAACGATCTGGGGGGGATTATCACGCTCGGACAAAAGCAATCACTAACAAGACTCACTTGCAGTTTAAACCAACCAACGTCACTATCTCCGGAACCTTCATCGTTCTCATTGGATATTTTGCCGGCAAGGCATGGTCCAACGTTCTTCCTCGAGGTGACAAACTTGAGGCTagttggagagagaagaacAACCAGGTGGATCTTCCTGCGTGGATCAAATTCTTCAAGTTCATTAACCCTGGGCCATGGGGTTTGAAAGAGCATGCCATCTGTTCTATCACCGCCACTTCCGCATCCAACGCCGCTGCTAGTATTCAAGTTTTCGCCGCACAGGATCTCTTTTATGATTTACCCTTGAGCGCAACAACTGTTGTCTTGACAGTCATCTCGATTGGTCTGTTTGGCTACGGCATCTGCGGAGTGATGCGCCCCATCGCTGTTTGGCATGTCGATGCAGTGTATTGGGGCACTCTCCCTACAGTCAAGACTCTCCAAGGGCTTCACTGGCAGGATTTGAAAAACTCAAAGCCTCTTCGGTGGTTCTGGTACAGTTTTGCTGGCATGTTCGTGTATGAGTTCTTTCCTGCGTACATCTTCCCTTGGCTGAACTCGGTTTCGATCCCTTGCCTGGCTGCAATGAATGCTACAGGTAGCAAGGCTGCAGTCCTCACTAACCTCTTCGGCGGTTCCATCAACAACGAAGGCTTGGGATTATTCACTCTTTCTTTTGATTGGCAATACGTAAGTCATCTGTCTATACAGGAGAGGCAGACGGAGCTAATTTCGAAACCCATTACGCAGATCACTTCTTTCACTACCTCTCTTCCCCTTACTCTCCAAGCTCATTCAGCTGTCGGGTTTTTCATCTGCTTCCTTGCTATGCTTGGTATCTACTACACAAATGCCTGGGATGCAAAGTCGCAACCCTTCATGTCGACACGGCTTCGATCCGAGGATGGTTCAACATATCCTATTGCCAAGGTCTTTACAGGGGGCGTTCTCAATCAAGAAGCCCTTGCAAGATACGGCATCCCCAGACTCACAGGAAGTTTCGCGTATGCCATGTTCATGGCTAATGCTGCT ATTGGTGCTCTGGTTGCTcactgcttcttcttctggggcGGGGATGTCAAGCGGGCTTATCAAAGCGCAAAAAGCGGAAGGTATGACGATCGCCATCATGATCACATGACGAAACACTACAAGGAGACcccgtggtggtggtatgTCATCGTGCTTGTCATCAGCTTCgttcttggtcttgtcgTTGTCTGCACCCAGAACGTCACGCTTCCGGCATGGGCTTACGTTGTCTCACTCCTCCTCGGAATCTTCATCGCGCCGTTG AGCACGATCCTCTACTCTCGTTTCGGCAATGGAATTGCAACAAACAACCTCTCGAAGATGCTGGCAGGTCTCATCCTTCCTGAGCGACCCATTGGCAATATGTATTTTGCTGCTTGGTCGCACAACGTCATCTCGAACGCTGTTAATCTTTCCAACGATTTGAAAATGGGAGAATACC TCAAAATTCCCCCTAGAGTCATGTTCCTCACCCAGATCTATGGAACAATCCTGGGTGGTTTCATCAACTACGCCGTTATGATCTCGATTGTCAATGGCAATCGTGAGCTTCTTGTCAACAGCGATGGTAACAGCTCTTGGAGCGGTGCAACTATGCAGTCGTACAACACCAATGCCACCTCTTGGGCGCTTGCCAGATACTTGTACAAGACTGGCGGGCGGTACTCACTTGTGCCAATCGGCTTAGGTGTTGGCTTTGGTGTTGTCATCATCCACCGTATCATTGCATAC TTCGTTCCCAAGATCCGGGGCTATTCTTTATCGGAGATTAACCTGCCTCAACTTATCCAATACGCGGGCTACATTCCTTACAACGCGTCCCAGACTTGTGTTCTCTTCAGCTCGCTTATCAGCGGGTTCTTTGTTCAATTTTACCTCCGCAACTACCGGCCGCGTATCTTCAAGGACTACTCATACCTGGTCACAGGTGCATTTGATGGGGCGAGTCTGACTGTTCTTTTCATTCTATCGTTTGCTGTCTTTGGAGCTGGCggtccatccatccctttCCCAACCTGGTGGGGCAACAATGCTGGTGGTAACTACGACCATtgcccggcggcggagtAG